The genomic stretch TTTAATTTGCCGAATCTTAGTTTGTGTGTTATGAACCCTAAAAGCCTGGTTAGACCAGAAAGCAGCACCATGAAATGCATTTGTAGTGATAATACTTGCAGGGCTAGTTGTTGAGCTACCTTAATTCCAAAGTGCAGGACTAGCATCTTTGGGGAGTCGGCCTGAGGATCTGAAAGCTGCTGGAATCTTTAAACGTAAACTTCAAATCTATCCTTTCAGCCAGGCCTTTGGTTAAGAATGGTTcatagacctttttttttttacattatttttttcacttataTTATTTTAGTAAAGTGGGAATAATTGTATACTATTTTCTATTAAGCCAGCAGTGGAGGTAGTCACAGagtcaaaacaacatttatacttatttcttaattacttttaaaatggaCTGCTACAACCACGCCCCCAGAAAAAGCTCTAGGCTTTGCCATTcggcccaaaaatactttttcccacAAAAAGAGAAGTCTGTTCTCAGTGGATAATGTGGTAAATCAACTTCCTCGTACAAATAATTAAGACTTAGACGCcttattcccgcagtaccccccacaggccTCCCCGAGGGACAGGGTCGTAGGCCTTCTCCAACATGTTGACAACTCTGAACAATTGTAAATTGTGAATTGAATCTGTGATCGTCTGTCTAGACCTGCGTACCTGTTTCATCCGATAGCTGActctaaaatgtgtttcacaATCAGGAGAACACTGAGTTCACATTTTTCAGTGTGGCAAAGCTTATGATAAAATGTTACTGAGTCGCTTCGTACTCCTGCAAAGTCCTGGTTCAAGGTCAAGCTTAAGGTCCGCCATCTTGACAGTAGTGTTTAGTAACAGTGTTGCTACACTGTTCCCACCACTATTTCACATACTTTCTTTCTTACTTACTTTTAAAGCTGGCATGGTGGGACTACACGTCAGGTCTGCATGAATAAGTTGTGACTTGCTGCAAGTTGGTTTATACGAAAGTTAAAATGAAAGTTAGCCAGCTGCCCGAGACAGCGCTGGGCTTTGCCAATGGGGCCccaaaaaaattactttttcccaagaaaagaaaagtatgtAATGAATACTTAAATAGCCAATATTTAATTCCGACATTTTTTGCAGTATTTTATTCgcttattttattgaatttaagttataatttattgttattattttgttggattgttctagtttttattttataccgTTTTActgatgttattgttattacattctattttattacattgcATCATTTCATTGTCTCAGATGAATTGGTCTCAGATTGTTAACCTGTACGAAAGgtgcaataaaataaagatttatcGTTTGGTCTATTGTGATTCGCACGCTATCCTCTGACATGCTAGCCAAGAATGTGCTGGCACTAGCCCAACATAAGAGCTTGGTTAGATAGCATCTGATAGGCCAACGTCAACATTGAAACTTGTCTGTACAGTTTCTGATCAAATACAGCAGAGAGGATAAATATATTCCAATAATCTGGTTAAACGATTAAATGattattgtgtgtatgtgtgtacatctTTTAGTCTTTTCTGTTACTGGTTTATTATTACTGCTACAGCATAAAAggttggaaaatgaaaaaaacatctttggaATGCAGGAGCATGTGGTGTGGCGGTAAAAGTTGAAGGAAGTGATCTGACTTTCTGTAAATGTAGGGGAAACCAGAGCTGCTCAGCAGGATGTGTCACATTTTACATCTGCTCAGATAAAACCAACATCTCATGACAATCAGCACACACCCAAAGAAATAGTAGGATATTCACATAAAGAAtatgttcattttgttaaattgcattaaaaaaattacatagGGAATAAAAAACTTGGTCAAAGGCAACATTTCAGCTCTGACAAGAGACTGACATCTTTTTCACATTAATTTTCGATATAACTTATGAACTGTTTGCACAAACAGTTGAAAGCAGggtttgattaaaaaatgcacaggattcatgaaaaaacataacTAGTAGACAATAGAGACCTTATTAACAGTTAATCCCACACCTTTACATTactacaaatatatttattgtgtttccaaaaaaatatcaatcatttaatttataaCAGCAACTCTTATTTGACCTAATCTTCCAAAAAGagattcaatttaaaaacatatggAACCAAGAAAAAAGATGCAAATCAATATGCTGGAAAACCTGAAAGTAGATACTTTGGTGCTTTAACTGGATACATAGTTAACTATTAAAACTGTCACTGATCAATTTTCCAAGTCAATCACCATCAAAGAATAATTCATTGAGTTGATTACAATTACAGGTTCAGTTTCTACAATTTATGTCTAATGAGCTCTGCCAGCCACTGTGGTGGGTTTTACAAAAAGTTAATATCACACCCAGATTTTCAAAAATCATTTAGATGTTCTGTATCAAATGAGCAGAAATCTGGAAAGAAACTGAGGGCTGTTTCCATCAGACGGCAGGCATCGTGTTGGGTTAGGAGGCTGTGACGGAGGGGTCCAGGTTGTCAAGGTTGTCctgagaggcagcagagagTACGGCCTGAAACAGAATGACTTTCTGTAACAACTCGGCCATGAAGGTGTAGTTGTAAACCTGTTGGCCTGTTGGGTCTATGtaattcttcttctccttcaaaGTGTGCTCTGCTTCCTGATACATTTCTTCAGTGAAGTGCTGTCCTCCATTTGCCGCCACCATCTCGTCGACCTTCTTGATCAGCTTCGCCACTTGAGTCCTTTTCCATCTTATCTTGTTGTTGAAGACATGGTAGCGGTTACCACATCTGTTTACCACATCTCGAAGTTTTGGGTGGCCATTTTGCAAATACTGCCTAATGGTTCGGTGCTGCAGATCATCGCCACGCGTGAACAGAACTATCATGTACTTAGACGCCTCAGGTCCGAAGATTTTCTCCAGGGCCTGCACGCagttctcttcttctttggtgaATCGTCCTACCTGGATGACCAGCAGGATAGCGTGAGGGCCAGGAGTGGACACCTGGATGCATTTTGCAATCTCTTTCTTTATGCTCTCTGCACTTTTATACGTATCCAGGATCCCAGGCGTGTCGACCACGTGGATCTCTCTGCCACCAATGGCCCGTTCTGTTTTGCAGCTCTCCGTCACAGACCGAGCACTCGCAGAAGAGTGGAAAACTTCTCTACCCACGATGGTGTTACCCACAGCACTCTTCCCGACTCCAGTTTTCCCAATCATCACAATCCTCAGTGGAGGACctacaaacagaaatatattacacatcacattaacactgaaaataattaataaaagtgaTGACTGCAATATGCTAAAATGAGTTTAAAAGAAGGTAAAACTTCACCTTCAGGGATGGAGCAGTTGAtaccc from Anoplopoma fimbria isolate UVic2021 breed Golden Eagle Sablefish chromosome 14, Afim_UVic_2022, whole genome shotgun sequence encodes the following:
- the LOC129102728 gene encoding GTPase IMAP family member 7-like codes for the protein MGINCSIPEGPPLRIVMIGKTGVGKSAVGNTIVGREVFHSSASARSVTESCKTERAIGGREIHVVDTPGILDTYKSAESIKKEIAKCIQVSTPGPHAILLVIQVGRFTKEEENCVQALEKIFGPEASKYMIVLFTRGDDLQHRTIRQYLQNGHPKLRDVVNRCGNRYHVFNNKIRWKRTQVAKLIKKVDEMVAANGGQHFTEEMYQEAEHTLKEKKNYIDPTGQQVYNYTFMAELLQKVILFQAVLSAASQDNLDNLDPSVTAS